One Candidatus Palauibacter australiensis genomic window, CTCGTCCGCTGGGGATGGCCCGAGTACGCGGTGCCCGCCTACATCCGGAGCCATGTGCATCCGGCCGCCATGGAGCCGGACCAGATGTGCCTCATCTCCACCTTCCGCCTCCCGGTGCAGATCCACACGCGTTCGGCCAACTCCAAGTGGCTGGATGAGATCGCCCACACGAACCCGCTCTGGCTCCACCCGTCCGACGCGGCGCGGAAGGGGGTGAGGACGGGAGATCTCGTGCGGGTCGAGACCGAGATCGGCCACTTCGTCCTCAAGGCGTGGGTGACGGAGGGGATCAAGCCGGGCGTCGTCGCGTGCAGCCACCACATGGGGCGCTGGAAGCTGGCGGACGCGGGGGGCTCGGGCCCGGACGTGGGCGAGCCGGGGACGGCCGGCCGCGGCGAGCGCGAGAACATGGCCGGCCAGCGGCAGCTCATGGCCACGGTCTCTCTCTCGGGGGAAGGCGGCGACTGGAAGCTGTCACGCAGGCAGGGCGCGGCGCCGTACGAGACCGACGACCCGGACACGTCGCGGATCTGGTGGACGGATGTGGGTGTCCACCAGAACCTCACCTTCCCGGTGCACCCGGACCCGGTGTCCGGCATGCACTGCTGGCACCAGGCCGTGCGCGTGGTCAAGGCGTCGCGGCGCGACCGTCACGGGGACATTCACGTCGACACGGCCCGGTCGCACGAGGTGTACCGGCAGTGGCTCGACAAGACGCGCGGGGCCGTGCGGCATTCTCCCGACGGGACGCGCCGGCCGCACTGGCTCATCCGTCCGGTGCGTCCCGTGCGCACCGCATACGATCTCCCGGAACCGCACGGCTCGACGCCGCCGGACCCGGGCTCGCCGGAACCCGATGAGGCGCAACTTGACAGCAAATCGAGCCCCCCATCTACTTCATAATGTGAACGTGAACAGTGCCGCACGCGCCGCCGGCGCGAGACACTAGCCGGCCATGGAGCTGTTTCGCGCCCTCGGCGCGCTTCTCGATGGCCCGTGCGGGGAGAATCGGCTCATCGGCCACCTCCTCGAACTGGGTCCGGTGCCGGACGAGCCCACGCACAACGACCTCTTCCTCTTCCAACTTTATCCGTACTCCTCCGCCTTCCTGGGGACGGACGGCCGCATGGGCGGGGAGGCGCGCGACCGCGTCGCCGGCTTCTGGCGCGCGCTCGGGACGACGCCCCCGGAGGATCCGGATCACCTTCGGGCCCTGCTGGGGGGCTACGCCTGGCTCGTGGATGCCCAGCACAGGGGAAACGGCAAGTCGGCCCAGGCCTGTCGCGACGCGCGGCACGCCTTCCTCTGGGAGCACCTGCTCTCGTGGGTCCTCCCCTTTCTCACCAAGCTGCGGCAGATCGCGCCCCCGTTCTACCGGGAGTGGGCCGACACGCTCGAGACCCTCCTCTTCAACGAATCCGCCCGCCTCGGGCCGCCGACGCGACGCCCGCTCGCGCTCCGCGAGGCGAAGCCGGTGCCCGACCCGCGGCGGACCGATGGGGACAGCTTCTTCAACGCCCTCCTGAGCCCCGTCCGCAGCGGGCTCGTCCTCACGCGGGCGGACCTCGCGAGAGCCGCGCGCGACCTCGGCTTCGGTCTCCGCGTGGGCGAGCGCGCCTACATCCTCCGGTCCATGATGTCGCAGGGGCCCCGCGCGACCCTGGACTGGCTCGCATGCGAGGCGCGGGACTGGGCGCGTCTTCACGACCGCGGGGGGGCTACGGCGCCGGAAGTCGCGGATTTCTGGACACACCGCGTGACCGCGACGGGTCGCCTCCTCAGCGACCTGAGCACCGATATCGGCGCCGACCTCGACTCCGACCTCAGCGCCGACGTACAGAATGGCTGACGCCGGCGGGAACCCGCCCCTCCATCCGGGGCGTTTCCGCGCCATCTTCCTTCTCCTGCTCGTCGTCGGGATCAGCCTCCTCTTCCTCCAGATGATCCGGACGTTCCTCACGGCGCTCTTCCTGGGGGCGATCCTCAGCGGCCTCATGTACCCCGCCTACCGCACCCTCTGCCGGTGGTTCGGCGGAAGGGAGGGGCTGGCCTCCTTCGCCGCGGTCGGGCTGTTCGTGATCCTCCTCATCGGGCCGGTCACGGCGTTCCTCGGCATCGTCGCGAACCAGGCCGTGCACGTCACGCAAACGGCGGGCCCGTGGATCGAGAATCTGCAGGCTCAGCTGCGGCAGCCGGGCGGGCTCGACGAGCTGCTCGACCGGATTCCCTGGCTGGATTCGCTACGACCATACCAGGAGCAGCTCCTCCAGAGGCTGGGAGAAGTCGCGAGGTCCGTCGGGAGTTTCGCGGTCGACTGGCTCGCCGGTGTTACGACGGCCACCGTGCGGGTCGTCTTCCTCCTGCTGCTGATGCTGTACGCCATGTTCTTCTTCCTGAAGGACGGCCGCGGCGTGCTGCACAAGGTCCTCTACTACCTCCCGCTCTCCGACGAAGACGAGCGCCGCATGCTCGACCGCTTCGTCTCCGTGACGCGGGCGATGGTGAAGGGGACGTTTCTCATCGGCATCGTGCAGGGCGCGCTGGCCGGGCTCGCCTTCTGGGTGGTGGGCATTCCGTCCGCCGCCTTCTGGGGCACGGTCATGGCGGTCCTCTCGATCGTGCCGGGGATCGGGTCCGCGCTCGTGTGGCTGCCCGCCGCGATCTACCTGCTCGCCGCCGACCAGGTCGTCGGCGGCATCGGGCTCATCCTGTGGTGCGGTCTCGTGGTGGGGACGCTGGACAACCTCATGCGCCCCTGGCTCGTCGGGCGCGACACCCGGATGCCGGACCTGATGATCCTGCTCGGCACCCTCGGCGGGCTCATCGCCTTCGGCATGGCCGGCGTACTCATTGGCCCCATCGTCGCGGCGCTCTTCATCACCGTGTGGGAACTCTACGGCGAGTCCTTCCGGGAGGTGCTGCCGGCCACGGCCTTCGGCGCGTCGGCGCCCGCGGAGGCCGGTGCCGGAGAGCCGGCGTCGGATGCCGCCGCGGCGGCCGGGCCGAAAGCCGACGCGGCCGTAGCCGCTGCGCAGGATTCCCCGCCGGAAGCTGCCCAGCCGGGTGCCTCCCCACCCGAGCCCTAGACCGATCCACCGGACGGCATGAGCGGGCGCCCGCTGGACCGGCTACGCGAGAGCGGCGCGGCGCTCTCCCGCGTCACGGAGCGCTGGGTGCCCGACGCGTGGGTGATCCTCATGTCGCTCACCGTGATTGCGCTCCTCCTCGCGGTCACGGGCGGCGGTGCTTCGATCCCGGAGGCGGGGCTCGCGTGGGGCGCCGGGGTCTGGACGCTGCTCGAACTGGCGATGCAGTTCTCGATCATCATGGTGGCGGCCCACGCGTGTGCCTCGTCCCCCCCGATGTACCGGATGCTCGACCGCCTCGCCGGGCTCCCGAACCCCGAACGCCCCGTGCAGGCGGTGGCCCTCGCCGCCGGATTCTCGATGGCGGCCGGCTATCTCAACTGGGCGTTCGGGCTCGTCGGGTCCGCGCTCTTCGTCCCGTTCATCCTCAAGCGCAACCCGCGGGCCGACGTGCGCCTCGTCATCGCCGCGGCGTACATGGGCATCGGGACCGTGTGGCAGAGCGGCCTCTCCAGCTCCGCTCCGCTCATCATGGCCACGCCCGGCAACCCCCTGCTCGAGCCGGGCGCCGGCGCTCCGGTCGTGGGCCGTCTCTATCCGGTCACCGAGACGCTCTTTCATCCCTTCAACCTCGGGTACGCCGCCGTCATGCTGCTCGTGGGACTCGTGGCCGCGATGGCGCTCCACCCGCACCGCGACGCTGTCACCCTCACCGAGGCGGAGGTCGACGAGATCCTCCCCGCGCCCCCGCCGCCGGCGCGCGCGGGGACGACCCCGGCCGAGCGCCTCGACCGCTTCCGAGGCTGGACGCTGCTTGCCGCCGTCCTCCTCGCGTATCCCCTCATCCACTCGATCGTCACCCGCGGTTTCGGCGCGAGCTGGACCATCAACGCGTACAACACGGTCTTCCTCGCCGTGGCGCTCCTCCTCCACGGCCGGCCGACGTCGTTCCTGAGGGCCTGCCGCCACGGGGTGTCCTCAGCGTGGGGGATCATCCTCCAGTTTCCCTTCTACGCCGGCATCTTCGGCGTCATCCAGAACACGAACCTGGGAAGCTGGCTCGGCGAGCAGTTCGCCGCCGTCGCCACGACGCGGCTCTACCCCCTCGTGGTCTACGTCTATTCGGGCATCATGAGCATGTTCATCCCCTCGGCGGGCTCCAAGTGGATGATCGAGGCGCCGTACGTGATCCCCGCCGGCGAGGCGCTCGATGTGTCCGTCATGACCGTCCTCCTCGCGTACGCCTACGGAGACTCCGCCTTCAACCTCATCCACCCGTTCTGGGCGCTCCCCATCCTCGCGGTGACGCGGCGCCGCTTCGGGGAGATCCTCGGCTACGCCTTCCTCCTCTGGCTGGCGACGATCCTGCTCGGGGTCGCGACCATGCTCGTGATCCCGATCCGCTGGTGACGCTCATGACGCCCGTGACCCCCGTGACCCGATGAAGACCCTGCTCATCCTCCGGCACGCGAAGTCCTCCTGGGACCATCCCGGACTCCGCGACCACGACCGCCCGCTGAATCCCCGCGGCCGTCGCGACGCGCCCCGCATGGGGCGCTTCCTCGCGGAACGCGACCTCGTGCCCGACCGCATCGTGAGTTCGACCGCCGTCCGCGCGCGCACCACGGCGGAACTCGCGGCGGCGGAGTTCGGCGAGGAGGTGGAGATCGAGACGACGCATGACCTCTACGGCGCCTCTCCCGACGGCTACATCGAGGTCGCGGAAGTGATGGGGGGAACGGCGGAGCGCCTCATGCTCGTCGGGCACAACCCGGGCATCACCTCCCTCGTCTGGCACCTGACGGGCGAGGGCGAGTACATGCCGACCGCCGCCGTCGCCGCGGTGGAACTCGACATCGACGACTGGGCCGAACTCGGCGTGGCCAGGCGCGGCCGCCTGATCGGCTGCTGGCGCCCCAAGGGGCTCCCGCCGGACTGACGTCCAACAGGGGGTGTGAGACGTTCCCGCGGGAACGTTGGAACCGGCCAGTGACGCAACTGGCCGAACGAGCCGTTCCCGCGGGAACGTGTAACGTCAGCGTCCGGCCGGGGGGATCGCGATCGAGAGCGTGTAGACGAGGTCGTCGAGGGGGGAGTCGTCGCCACCTCCGGAGTTGGCGGCGAGGTGGAGGACGACCGGGGCGTCCGCGTCGGGGGCGCGCCATTCGAATGTCCACTCCGCGACGTGGTCCGCCGGCGTGGAGCCGGCGCGGGTGTGCTGGACGTATTCGGTGCCGTTCTCCGCTCGCACGACGGTGACGCGGTCGTCGAGCGGTCGGATCTCGCCGGCGCCCGCCCCCCGGCGCTCTCCGTCGTTGAAACGGAACGACGCCTGGAAGCCGGCGGCGAGCATGTCGAAGCTCTCGAAACGGATCGTCACCGGGTGGCGCTGGCCGGGCTGGTAGCCGCCGTCGAGTCCGAGCACCTGCAGCGCGGCCCCCGGTTCGTTGAGCGGGGCCCCGAAGTGACAGGTGGCGCAGGTCGGCTCCCCGAAGCCCCCCGTGTGACCTGGAGGCGGCCCCTCGATATGCGGTGGCGCGTGCGCCCGGTGGGGCGCCGCGTCGCGCGGCCCGGCGCCGGAGTCCTCCGCGGGGATCGCAGCGACCCCGGCCAGCGCGAGGAGGCCCGCGGCGCAGAGCGCGGCCGCGGGCCCCGGCGGGGACATCAGCGCGAGCGCGGCGACACCACCGCCCGGCCGACCGTGTTCACGTCCGCCCCGAACCAGATCGAGTCCGTGGCCGGATCGTAGTACATGTGCCGGATCGTGCCGCCCCCGCTCGGCACGTCGAGCGTGCCCACGAACTCCTCCTTGTCCGTGTCGAAGCCCACGAACCGGTTCGGCTGGATCCCCGTCTCGACGAGCCACACGACGTCGTACTTGTCGATCGCCACCCCGTACGGCCGCGACTCCTCGCCCGCCGGCAGGTCGTATTCCCGCTGGAATCCGCCGCCCTCCTCGACGAGACCGATCTTCCCCCGGCTGTAGTCGACGTACCAGATCCGGTCCTTCGAGTCGATGACCAGGCGGCGCGGCCGCGCGCCCTCGGGCAGGTCGTAGCCGATGAGTTCGAACGAGGACGGCTCCACCATCCCGATCAGGTTCGTGTTGAAGTGCGCGATCCAGGGCCGGTTCTCCGAGTCGAGCTTGACCCCGTACGGGCGGCTCGAGCCCATGCCGCGGCGCGTCTCGACCTC contains:
- a CDS encoding AI-2E family transporter, with the translated sequence MADAGGNPPLHPGRFRAIFLLLLVVGISLLFLQMIRTFLTALFLGAILSGLMYPAYRTLCRWFGGREGLASFAAVGLFVILLIGPVTAFLGIVANQAVHVTQTAGPWIENLQAQLRQPGGLDELLDRIPWLDSLRPYQEQLLQRLGEVARSVGSFAVDWLAGVTTATVRVVFLLLLMLYAMFFFLKDGRGVLHKVLYYLPLSDEDERRMLDRFVSVTRAMVKGTFLIGIVQGALAGLAFWVVGIPSAAFWGTVMAVLSIVPGIGSALVWLPAAIYLLAADQVVGGIGLILWCGLVVGTLDNLMRPWLVGRDTRMPDLMILLGTLGGLIAFGMAGVLIGPIVAALFITVWELYGESFREVLPATAFGASAPAEAGAGEPASDAAAAAGPKADAAVAAAQDSPPEAAQPGASPPEP
- a CDS encoding histidine phosphatase family protein, with protein sequence MKTLLILRHAKSSWDHPGLRDHDRPLNPRGRRDAPRMGRFLAERDLVPDRIVSSTAVRARTTAELAAAEFGEEVEIETTHDLYGASPDGYIEVAEVMGGTAERLMLVGHNPGITSLVWHLTGEGEYMPTAAVAAVELDIDDWAELGVARRGRLIGCWRPKGLPPD
- a CDS encoding TIGR00366 family protein; translated protein: MSGRPLDRLRESGAALSRVTERWVPDAWVILMSLTVIALLLAVTGGGASIPEAGLAWGAGVWTLLELAMQFSIIMVAAHACASSPPMYRMLDRLAGLPNPERPVQAVALAAGFSMAAGYLNWAFGLVGSALFVPFILKRNPRADVRLVIAAAYMGIGTVWQSGLSSSAPLIMATPGNPLLEPGAGAPVVGRLYPVTETLFHPFNLGYAAVMLLVGLVAAMALHPHRDAVTLTEAEVDEILPAPPPPARAGTTPAERLDRFRGWTLLAAVLLAYPLIHSIVTRGFGASWTINAYNTVFLAVALLLHGRPTSFLRACRHGVSSAWGIILQFPFYAGIFGVIQNTNLGSWLGEQFAAVATTRLYPLVVYVYSGIMSMFIPSAGSKWMIEAPYVIPAGEALDVSVMTVLLAYAYGDSAFNLIHPFWALPILAVTRRRFGEILGYAFLLWLATILLGVATMLVIPIRW
- a CDS encoding molecular chaperone TorD family protein, yielding MELFRALGALLDGPCGENRLIGHLLELGPVPDEPTHNDLFLFQLYPYSSAFLGTDGRMGGEARDRVAGFWRALGTTPPEDPDHLRALLGGYAWLVDAQHRGNGKSAQACRDARHAFLWEHLLSWVLPFLTKLRQIAPPFYREWADTLETLLFNESARLGPPTRRPLALREAKPVPDPRRTDGDSFFNALLSPVRSGLVLTRADLARAARDLGFGLRVGERAYILRSMMSQGPRATLDWLACEARDWARLHDRGGATAPEVADFWTHRVTATGRLLSDLSTDIGADLDSDLSADVQNG
- a CDS encoding lyase, which gives rise to MTHRIRITTLAAAALAVASAFVGSGEAAAQDHTASTDVLTIEEWTVPYPDSRPRDPFVGPDGRVWFVGQAAHYAAVLDPATGEFKRYDMDDGTGPHNLIVDDDGMVYYAGNRANHIGIIDPATGEIDKIMMPDERARDPHTLIWDDNGDIWFSVQGGNLVGFLDKESRDVRLVEAPEVETRRGMGSSRPYGVKLDSENRPWIAHFNTNLIGMVEPSSFELIGYDLPEGARPRRLVIDSKDRIWYVDYSRGKIGLVEEGGGFQREYDLPAGEESRPYGVAIDKYDVVWLVETGIQPNRFVGFDTDKEEFVGTLDVPSGGGTIRHMYYDPATDSIWFGADVNTVGRAVVSPRSR